The following coding sequences lie in one Rutidosis leptorrhynchoides isolate AG116_Rl617_1_P2 chromosome 6, CSIRO_AGI_Rlap_v1, whole genome shotgun sequence genomic window:
- the LOC139855747 gene encoding flavin-containing monooxygenase FMO GS-OX5-like — protein MPTQLKVAVIGAGLSGLIAARELERESHEVVVLEKSNRLGGVWVYDPKTESDLLGLDPDREIVHATIYKSLRTNSPRQIMGFSDYMFEGKDYGDPRMFPGHQEFLRYLEDFADKFGVTKRIRFNSEVTRVDVVGSNEFEVEWKTSKVGSNLGLSSSSSKVFDAVVVCNGHNSQPRVAMDIPGILEWPKLQLHAHNYRVPKPFQDQVVVIIGNGSSAHDISRELATVAKEIHMSSRSPNAKVSKHDKYNNTWLHSKIEGVFKDGTIKFQDEVVSVKADTIIHCTGYEFHIPFLNTNGIISINDKRVAPTYGNVFPPQLAPRLSFVGLFHTGMTFLPAELQSKWIARALSGKVSLPSEKEMLNQVKIVYTQMEEKGIPKSHTHSLNLNMEYTDWLSDQLGIMRPPQKLKDFYARFLERFRSDREDFRETFEKDLLMDNEM, from the exons ATGCCAACGCAATTGAAGGTGGCGGTCATTGGAGCCGGTCTAAGCGGGCTAATTGCGGCCCGCGAGCTTGAAAGGGAATCACATGAAGTAGTGGTTCTTGAAAAATCAAACAGATTGGGTGGTGTTTGGGTCTATGATCCAAAAACAGAATCGGATTTACTAGGACTTGATCCAGATAGAGAAATTGTTCACGCCACAATATACAAATCACTACGTACAAACAGTCCACGCCAAATAATGGGGTTTTCAGATTACATGTTCGAAGGGAAAGATTATGGTGATCCGAGGATGTTTCCTGGACACCAAGAATTTTTAAGGTATTTGGAAGATTTTGCTGATAAATTTGGAGTCACGAAACGTATTAGATTCAACTCGGAGGTGACTAGAGTAGATGTAGTTGGTTCGAACGAGTTTGAAGTCGAGTGGAAGACGAGTAAGGTTGGTTCGAATTTGGGTTTGAGTTCGAGTTCGAGTAAGGTTTTTGATGCGGTGGTTGTTTGTAATGGTCATAATAGTCAACCTAGAGTGGCTATGGATATTCCAG GAATACTTGAATGGCCAAAATTGCAACTGCATGCTCATAACTATCGAGTTCCCAAACCATTTCAAGATCAG GTTGTGGTTATAATTGGAAACGGGTCAAGTGCACATGACATATCGAGAGAATTAGCCACTGTGGCCAAGGAAATTCACATGTCGTCAAGATCACCGAATGCTAAGGTCTCGAAACATGACAAATACAACAATACATGGCTGCATTCTAAG ATTGAAGGAGTTTTCAAAGATGGCACAATTAAGTTTCAAGATGAAGTTGTATCCGTTAAAGCAGATACAATTATTCATTGTACAGG GTATGAGTTTCATATTCCGTTCCTTAACACAAATGGCATTATAAGTATCAACGACAAGCGTGTTGCCCCAACATACGGAAATGTTTTCCCTCCGCAACTTGCTCCTAGACTCTCTTTTGTCGGATTATTTCACACG GGGATGACATTTCTTCCCGCGGAATTGCAGTCGAAGTGGATAGCTCGAGCGTTGTCTGGAAAGGTTTCGTTGCCATCAGAAAAAGAAATGTTGAACCAAGTCAAAATTGTTTATACACAAATGGAAGAAAAGGGAATCCCCAAGAGTCACACTCATTCTCTTAATCTTAAT ATGGAGTATACAGATTGGTTATCAGATCAGTTAGGCATAATGCGGCCTCCACAAAAGTTGAAAGACTTTTATGCCCGTTTTCTGGAACGGTTTCGAAGTGATCGTGAAGATTTTCGAGAAACATTTGAAAAGGATTTATTAATGGATAATGAGATGTAA